A window from Pseudomonas kribbensis encodes these proteins:
- a CDS encoding YciK family oxidoreductase, with protein MFDYSARPELLKDRVILVTGAGRGIGAAAAKTYAAHGATVLLLGKTEANLTQVYDEIEAAGHPQPAVIPFNLETALPHQYDELAAMIETEFGHLDGLLHNASIIGPRTPIEQLSGENFMRVMQVNVNAMFMLTSTLLPLLKLSQDASVVFTSSSVGRKGRAYWGAYGVSKFATEGLMQTLADEVDGVAPVRSNSINPGGTRTSMRAQAYPGENPLNNPTPEEIMPVYLYLMGPDSTGINGQAFNAQ; from the coding sequence ATGTTTGATTATTCCGCTCGCCCCGAATTGCTCAAGGATCGGGTCATTCTGGTCACCGGTGCCGGTCGCGGCATCGGCGCCGCCGCTGCGAAAACCTACGCGGCCCACGGCGCGACCGTGCTGCTGCTGGGCAAGACCGAAGCCAATCTGACCCAGGTCTACGACGAGATCGAAGCGGCCGGGCATCCGCAGCCGGCGGTGATCCCGTTCAACCTCGAAACCGCCCTGCCCCATCAATACGATGAGCTGGCGGCGATGATCGAAACCGAGTTCGGCCACCTCGACGGCCTGCTGCACAACGCCTCGATCATTGGCCCGCGCACGCCGATCGAGCAGTTGTCCGGTGAGAACTTCATGCGCGTCATGCAGGTCAACGTCAACGCGATGTTCATGCTGACCAGCACCCTGCTGCCGCTGCTCAAACTGTCCCAGGACGCCTCGGTGGTGTTCACCTCCAGCAGCGTCGGCCGCAAGGGCCGCGCCTACTGGGGCGCCTATGGCGTCTCCAAGTTTGCCACCGAGGGTTTGATGCAGACCCTGGCTGATGAAGTCGACGGCGTGGCGCCGGTACGCTCCAACAGCATCAACCCGGGCGGCACCCGTACCAGCATGCGCGCCCAGGCGTATCCGGGGGAAAATCCGCTGAACAACCCGACGCCGGAAGAGATCATGCCGGTCTATCTGTACCTGATGGGTCCGGACAGCACGGGCATCAACGGCCAGGCATTCAACGCCCAGTAA
- a CDS encoding GGDEF domain-containing protein produces the protein MKSPSQTTAIDFDSAKLQRLGFGQLPPLLQRPVSLAQLRQQMSLQLQTSLEPQRILGLFFREVQRLVPLDALSYVHSGSDLRLEFGARGHHSASYSLSHDGEHMGELVFRRNQRFSEQELGNLESLLSSLLYPMRNALLYRVATQTALRDPLTGAGNRIAMEQTLQREIEMSRRHLQPLSLLMLDIDHFKQVNDIHGHTAGDEVLKAVAASIKDQLRNVDMVFRYGGEEFLILLSNTSREAAAMVGERLRYAAQAQDYYADGQLIELTVSLGCSTLLPGESADSLLRRADSALYVAKREGRNRLTMAG, from the coding sequence ATGAAATCACCCTCCCAGACCACTGCAATTGACTTCGACAGTGCCAAATTGCAACGCCTGGGCTTTGGTCAGCTGCCTCCGCTGCTGCAGCGACCTGTCAGCCTGGCGCAACTGCGCCAGCAAATGAGCCTGCAACTGCAAACCAGCCTTGAGCCTCAACGCATCCTGGGTCTGTTTTTCCGCGAAGTTCAGCGCCTGGTACCGCTCGATGCCTTGAGCTACGTGCACAGCGGCAGTGACCTGCGCCTGGAGTTCGGGGCCCGCGGTCATCACTCGGCCAGCTACAGCCTCAGCCACGACGGCGAGCACATGGGCGAGCTGGTGTTCCGCCGCAACCAGCGCTTCAGCGAGCAGGAACTGGGCAATCTGGAATCGCTCCTGTCGTCCCTGCTGTACCCGATGCGCAATGCGCTGCTCTACCGCGTTGCGACCCAGACCGCCCTGCGCGACCCATTGACCGGCGCCGGCAACCGCATCGCCATGGAGCAGACCCTGCAGCGGGAAATCGAAATGTCCCGTCGCCACCTGCAACCGCTATCGCTGCTGATGCTGGACATTGATCACTTCAAGCAGGTCAACGACATTCATGGTCACACGGCCGGCGATGAAGTGCTCAAAGCCGTCGCCGCGTCGATCAAGGATCAGTTGCGCAACGTCGACATGGTGTTTCGTTATGGCGGGGAAGAGTTTTTGATCCTGCTGTCCAACACCAGCCGCGAAGCTGCCGCGATGGTCGGCGAACGCCTGCGGTATGCAGCACAGGCCCAGGACTATTACGCCGATGGCCAATTGATCGAACTGACCGTGAGCCTCGGTTGCTCGACCCTGCTGCCGGGCGAGTCCGCCGACAGCCTGCTGCGCCGGGCCGACAGCGCGTTGTACGTGGCCAAGCGCGAAGGGCGCAATCGCCTGACAATGGCCGGCTGA
- a CDS encoding TenA family transcriptional regulator has protein sequence MEAASYPAWAQQLIQDCSESKRRVVEHELYLRMRDNKLSARTMRQYLIGGWPVVEQFALYMAQNLTKTKFARHPGEDMARRWLMRNIRVELNHADYWLNWSRAHGVSLEDLQAQQVPPELHALSHWCWHTSSADSLIVAIAATNYAIEGATGEWSALVCSTGVYAAAFPEEDRKRAMKWLKMHAQYDDAHPWEALEIICTLAGMNPSKALQTELCQAVCKSYDYMYLFLERCMQLELTERVLVGRERRALVES, from the coding sequence ATGGAAGCTGCAAGTTATCCTGCCTGGGCACAACAGTTGATCCAGGATTGCAGCGAGAGCAAACGCCGGGTTGTCGAACATGAACTTTACCTGCGCATGCGTGATAACAAGCTCAGCGCCAGGACCATGCGCCAGTACCTGATCGGGGGCTGGCCCGTCGTTGAGCAATTCGCGTTGTACATGGCGCAGAATCTCACCAAGACCAAGTTCGCCCGTCACCCGGGTGAAGACATGGCGCGGCGTTGGCTGATGCGCAACATCCGCGTCGAACTCAATCACGCCGATTACTGGTTGAACTGGAGTCGGGCTCACGGTGTGAGCCTGGAAGACCTGCAGGCCCAGCAAGTGCCGCCGGAGCTGCATGCGCTGAGTCACTGGTGCTGGCACACCAGTTCGGCGGATTCGCTGATCGTGGCCATTGCCGCCACCAACTATGCGATCGAGGGCGCGACCGGGGAGTGGTCGGCGCTGGTCTGCTCGACTGGTGTGTATGCCGCCGCGTTCCCCGAAGAGGATCGCAAGCGGGCGATGAAGTGGCTGAAGATGCACGCCCAGTACGATGACGCCCACCCCTGGGAGGCGCTGGAAATCATCTGCACCCTGGCTGGCATGAACCCGAGCAAAGCCTTGCAGACGGAGCTGTGCCAGGCTGTGTGCAAGAGCTACGACTATATGTATCTGTTCCTTGAACGCTGCATGCAGTTGGAGTTGACGGAGCGGGTGCTGGTCGGGCGCGAGCGGCGGGCGCTGGTCGAGAGCTAG
- a CDS encoding EAL domain-containing protein, with protein sequence MKQKRTLGTPRLLGIVWPFIAVVLFQALLGGVSLYVLSAVRGYVAGESLWSKGQKDAIYYLNLYADSRDEAIYLKYQNAIAVPQGGHQLRLALDRQPPDLQAAREGILKGGNHPDDVSSLIWLYLNFRHFSYLETAIDRWTLGDAYLVELDDVAQEMHRRITANAATDADIRRWKDRIFAINDGVTPAAKAFSDALGEGSRVILRLLLFTNLATALGLIVLALFRTRKLLKQRHAFAEALQLEKDRAHITLQSIGDGVITTDVSGAIEYMNPAAEALTHWKAEQAAGLPLAALFNLLDDNAQTEGLTLIEHILSGQLSGGSEHSKLIQRLDGSTVSVTLVGAPIRNAGKVSGTVLVLHDMTQERQYIANLSWQATHDALTGLANRREFEYRLEQALHNLTRQPGRHALMFLDLDQFKLVNDTCGHAAGDELLRHICALLQSGLREGDTLARLGGDEFGILLENCAPEAAEKIAESLRQTVQNLHFVWKGRPFLTTVSIGLVHVAQTPTTLEASLRAADMACYMAKEKGRNRVQVYHADDSELSLRFGEMAWVQRLHMALEENRFCLYAQEIAPLGSVAGGAGGHIEILLRLHDEAGRMILPDSFIPAAERYGLMTSLDRWVVQNVFKVIAQCINEECERPLAMCAINLSGITIGDDAFLHFLREQFDNYSVPPEMICFEITETSAIANLGSAIRFINELKGLGCYFSLDDFCAGMSSFAYLKHLPVDFLKIDGSFVKDMLDDPINRAMVEVINHIGHVMGKQTIAEFVETAQIEQALLEIGVDYAQGYVIERPQLFTCDSLQSRPARPQPLLFKAPGTFR encoded by the coding sequence ATGAAGCAAAAGCGGACTCTCGGAACGCCTCGGTTGCTGGGCATCGTCTGGCCATTCATCGCCGTCGTGTTGTTTCAGGCCTTGCTGGGAGGCGTGAGTCTTTACGTCCTGTCGGCCGTTCGCGGGTATGTGGCGGGGGAGAGCCTCTGGTCCAAGGGCCAGAAAGATGCGATCTATTACCTGAATCTATATGCCGACAGCCGTGACGAGGCGATTTACCTCAAATATCAGAACGCGATCGCCGTGCCTCAGGGCGGCCATCAGCTGCGTCTGGCTCTGGACAGGCAACCACCCGACCTGCAAGCGGCGCGCGAGGGCATCCTCAAGGGCGGCAACCACCCGGACGATGTCTCCAGCCTGATCTGGCTGTACCTGAACTTCCGCCACTTCAGCTATCTGGAAACCGCCATCGACCGCTGGACACTGGGCGACGCCTATCTGGTGGAACTCGATGACGTGGCGCAGGAGATGCACCGGCGGATCACGGCCAATGCCGCCACCGATGCCGATATCCGGCGCTGGAAGGACCGGATCTTTGCAATCAACGATGGCGTGACACCCGCCGCCAAGGCCTTCAGCGATGCCCTGGGCGAAGGTTCGCGGGTAATCCTGCGTCTGCTGCTGTTCACCAACCTCGCCACGGCGCTGGGCCTGATCGTCCTGGCGCTGTTTCGCACCCGTAAACTGCTCAAACAGCGGCATGCCTTTGCCGAGGCCCTGCAACTGGAAAAGGATCGGGCCCATATCACCCTGCAATCGATTGGCGACGGGGTGATCACCACCGATGTGAGCGGCGCAATCGAATACATGAACCCGGCGGCGGAGGCCTTGACCCACTGGAAAGCCGAGCAGGCGGCCGGCCTGCCGCTGGCGGCATTGTTCAATTTGCTGGATGACAACGCCCAGACCGAAGGGCTGACCCTGATCGAACACATTCTGAGTGGCCAGCTCAGCGGTGGCAGCGAGCATTCCAAACTGATTCAGCGCCTGGACGGCAGCACTGTCTCGGTGACCCTGGTCGGGGCGCCGATCCGCAATGCCGGCAAGGTCAGCGGGACTGTGCTGGTGTTGCACGACATGACCCAGGAGCGGCAATACATTGCCAACCTGTCGTGGCAGGCCACCCACGACGCGTTGACCGGCCTGGCCAACCGCCGCGAGTTCGAATATCGCCTCGAACAGGCTTTGCACAATCTGACCCGCCAGCCCGGGCGACATGCGCTGATGTTCCTCGATCTCGATCAGTTCAAACTGGTCAACGACACCTGCGGGCATGCGGCGGGTGATGAGTTGCTGCGGCATATCTGTGCGTTGCTGCAATCCGGCCTGCGCGAGGGCGACACGCTGGCACGGCTGGGGGGGGATGAGTTCGGCATCCTGCTGGAGAACTGCGCTCCGGAGGCGGCCGAGAAGATCGCCGAGAGCCTGCGTCAGACAGTGCAAAACCTGCATTTCGTCTGGAAGGGGCGGCCGTTCCTGACCACCGTCAGCATTGGTCTGGTACATGTCGCGCAAACCCCGACCACCCTCGAAGCCTCGCTGCGGGCGGCCGATATGGCCTGCTACATGGCCAAGGAAAAGGGCCGCAACCGGGTGCAGGTCTACCATGCCGACGATTCGGAACTGTCCCTGCGTTTCGGCGAGATGGCCTGGGTACAGCGCCTGCACATGGCCCTGGAGGAAAACCGCTTCTGTCTCTATGCCCAGGAAATCGCCCCGTTGGGTTCGGTGGCTGGTGGCGCGGGCGGGCACATCGAAATTCTGTTGCGCCTGCATGACGAGGCGGGTCGGATGATTCTGCCGGACAGTTTCATACCGGCAGCCGAACGTTATGGTTTGATGACTTCGCTGGATCGCTGGGTTGTGCAGAATGTATTTAAGGTCATTGCTCAATGTATTAACGAAGAGTGCGAACGGCCACTGGCAATGTGTGCGATTAATCTTTCAGGCATTACTATCGGAGATGACGCGTTCTTGCACTTTCTGCGGGAACAGTTTGATAACTATTCCGTTCCTCCTGAAATGATTTGTTTTGAAATTACAGAAACCAGCGCCATTGCAAATCTTGGCAGTGCCATCCGATTTATTAATGAACTCAAGGGCTTGGGTTGTTACTTCTCGCTGGATGATTTTTGTGCCGGAATGTCTTCATTCGCTTATTTGAAACATTTGCCTGTAGACTTCCTGAAGATCGACGGGAGTTTCGTAAAGGATATGCTGGACGACCCGATTAACCGCGCTATGGTCGAAGTGATCAACCACATCGGGCATGTCATGGGTAAGCAGACAATTGCGGAGTTTGTCGAAACAGCCCAGATCGAGCAGGCATTGCTTGAAATCGGCGTGGATTACGCTCAGGGTTATGTCATCGAACGCCCGCAGTTGTTTACCTGCGACAGTTTGCAAAGTCGGCCCGCCAGACCGCAGCCGCTGTTGTTCAAGGCGCCTGGCACGTTCCGTTGA
- a CDS encoding ABC transporter ATP-binding protein, producing MSDPADDTPAVKRVDRLSWAEVRRLALHHKKSLWIANGVAVLATLCSVPIPLLLPLLVDEVLLGHGDAALKVMNHVLPSMWQQAAGYIGLMLVVTLTLRCSALCFGVLQARLFARLAKDIVYRIRVRLIERLKRISLGEYESLGSGTVTTHLVTDLDTLDKFVGETLSRFLVAMLTLVGTASILMWMHWKLALLILLFNPLVIYATVQLGKRVKHLKKLENDSTSRFTQALSETLDAIQEVRAGNRQGFFLGRLGLRAQEVRNYAVNSQWKTDASNRASGLLFQFGIDIFRAAAMLTVLFSDLSIGQMLAVFSYLWFMIGPVEQLLNLQYAYYAAGGALSRINELLARADEPQYPGGVDPFKGRDTVGIEVQGLSFGYGDELVLDQMNLSIAPGEKVAIVGASGGGKSTLVQLLLGLYTPLAGTIRFGGSTQQEIGLETVRENVAVVLQHPALFNDTVRANLTMGRTRSDDACWQALEIAQLEPAIRALPDGLDSIVGRSGVRLSGGQRQRLAIARMILAEPKVVILDEATSALDAATEYNLHQAMARFLHGRTTLIIAHRLSAVKQADRVLVFDGGQVAEDGDHQQLIADGGLYAKLYGHLQRM from the coding sequence GTGTCTGACCCGGCCGATGACACGCCAGCCGTCAAGCGTGTCGACCGGCTGAGCTGGGCTGAAGTCCGGCGTCTGGCACTTCATCACAAAAAATCCCTGTGGATCGCCAACGGCGTGGCCGTACTGGCGACGCTGTGCAGCGTGCCGATCCCGTTGCTGTTGCCGTTGCTGGTAGACGAAGTCCTGCTCGGCCATGGCGATGCCGCACTGAAAGTCATGAACCATGTGCTGCCGAGCATGTGGCAGCAAGCGGCGGGCTATATCGGCCTGATGCTGGTGGTGACCCTGACACTGCGTTGCAGCGCCCTGTGTTTTGGTGTGTTGCAGGCGCGGTTGTTTGCGCGGCTGGCCAAGGACATCGTCTATCGCATTCGCGTGCGGCTGATCGAAAGACTCAAGCGTATTTCCCTCGGCGAATACGAAAGCCTGGGCAGCGGCACGGTCACTACGCACCTGGTCACCGACCTCGATACCCTCGACAAGTTTGTCGGCGAAACCCTCAGCCGTTTTCTGGTTGCGATGCTGACGCTGGTCGGCACCGCCAGCATCCTGATGTGGATGCACTGGAAACTGGCGCTGCTGATCCTGCTGTTCAATCCGCTGGTGATCTACGCCACGGTGCAGTTGGGCAAACGGGTCAAGCACCTGAAGAAACTGGAGAACGACAGCACCTCGCGCTTCACTCAAGCGCTGAGCGAAACCCTCGATGCGATTCAGGAAGTGCGCGCCGGCAACCGTCAGGGCTTCTTCCTCGGACGGCTGGGGCTGCGGGCTCAGGAAGTGCGCAACTATGCGGTCAACTCGCAGTGGAAGACCGACGCTTCCAACCGTGCCAGTGGTCTGCTGTTCCAGTTCGGCATCGACATCTTCCGCGCAGCGGCAATGCTCACGGTGCTGTTCTCCGACCTGTCGATCGGCCAGATGCTCGCGGTGTTCAGCTACCTGTGGTTCATGATCGGCCCGGTCGAGCAACTGCTGAACCTGCAATACGCCTATTACGCGGCGGGCGGTGCACTGTCGCGGATCAACGAACTGCTGGCCCGCGCCGACGAGCCGCAATACCCCGGCGGCGTCGATCCGTTCAAGGGCCGCGATACTGTCGGGATCGAGGTGCAAGGCCTGAGCTTCGGTTATGGCGATGAACTGGTGCTGGATCAGATGAACCTGTCCATCGCACCGGGCGAGAAAGTGGCGATTGTCGGCGCCAGCGGCGGCGGCAAAAGTACCCTCGTGCAATTGCTGCTGGGGCTCTACACGCCACTGGCCGGGACCATCCGTTTCGGCGGCTCGACCCAGCAGGAAATCGGCCTGGAAACGGTTCGGGAAAACGTCGCGGTGGTGCTGCAGCATCCGGCGCTGTTTAACGACACCGTGCGGGCCAACCTGACCATGGGCCGTACCCGCAGCGACGACGCCTGCTGGCAGGCGCTGGAAATCGCCCAGCTCGAACCCGCCATCCGCGCTTTGCCGGACGGGCTGGACAGCATCGTCGGCCGCTCCGGCGTGCGCCTGTCCGGCGGCCAGCGGCAACGGCTGGCGATTGCGCGGATGATCCTCGCCGAGCCGAAAGTGGTGATCCTCGACGAAGCCACCTCGGCCCTCGACGCCGCCACCGAATACAACCTGCACCAGGCCATGGCGCGCTTCCTCCATGGCCGCACCACGCTGATCATTGCCCACCGCCTGTCAGCGGTTAAGCAGGCGGACCGGGTGCTGGTGTTCGACGGCGGGCAGGTTGCCGAGGATGGCGACCATCAGCAACTGATTGCCGATGGTGGTTTGTACGCCAAGCTTTATGGGCATTTGCAGCGGATGTAG